A genomic region of Oenanthe melanoleuca isolate GR-GAL-2019-014 chromosome 25, OMel1.0, whole genome shotgun sequence contains the following coding sequences:
- the SHC1 gene encoding SHC-transforming protein 1 isoform X8, with the protein MNKLSCGKKTRVEGGQLGGDEWTRHGSFVNKPTRGWLHPDDKVMGSGVSYHVRYMGCVEVLQSMRALDFNTRTQVTREAIGLVCEAVPGAKGAVRRRKPCSRSLNSILGKSNLKFAGMPITLTISTSSLNLMASDCKQIIANHHMQSISFASGGDPDTAEYVAYVAKDPVNQRACHILECPEGLAQDVISTIGQAFELRFKQYLKNPPKLVTPHDRMAGFDGSAWDEEEEEPAPDHQYYNDFPGKEPPIGGVVDMRLQDGTAQTPNHLGATLPVGQSSSGEYDPQKQHAPAQGREKYPAAAGTSGRMDLFDDPSYVNVQNMDKTRQASAASSPATANGNTQRDLFDMKPFEDALRVPPSVPVGLPPAQVVASMEEQLRREPWYHGKMSRKEAEKLLKVNGDFLVRESTTTPGQYVLTGLQGGQPKHLLLVDP; encoded by the exons ATGAACAAGCTGAGCTGTGGGAAGAAGACGCGGGTGGAAGGTGGCCAGCTGGGGGGTGATGAGTGGACCCGCCACGGCAGCTTTGTCAATAAGCCCACGCGCGGCTGGCTGCATCCCGATGACAAGGTCATGGGCTCCGGGGTCTCCTACCACGTCCGG TACATGGGCTGTGTGGAGGTGCTCCAGTCCATGAGGGCTCTGGATTTCAACACCAGGACACAGGTGACCAG GGAGGCCATTGGGCTGGTATGtgaggctgtgcctggtgcCAAGGGAGCTGTGAGGAGACGGAAG CCCTGCAGCCGCTCCCTGAACTCCATCCTGGGCAAGAGCAACCTGAAGTTTGCAGGCATGCCCATCACCCTGACCATCTCCACCAGCAGCCTCAACCTCATGGCCTCAGACTGCAAGCAG ATCATTGCCAACCACCACATGCAGTCTATATCCTTCGCATCAGGGGGAGACCCG GACACAGCCGAATATGTTGCCTATGTTGCCAAAGATCCCGTCAATCAGAGAG CCTGCCATATCCTGGAGTGTCCTGAAGGCTTGGCACAGGATGTGATCAGCACCATTGGTCAGGCCTTCGAGCTGCGCTTCAAGCAGTACCTGAAGAACCCTCCCAAGCTGGTGACCCCGCACGACAG AATGGCAGGGTTTGATGGCTCTGCCtgggatgaggaagaggaggaacCAGCCCCAGATCACCAGTACTACAACGACTTCCCTGGCAAGGAACCTCCCATTGGGGGGGTCGTGGACATGCGGCTGCAGGATGGGACTGCTCAGACCCCAAATCACTTGGGTGCCACACTG cctgtcGGCCAGTCATCCAGTGGGGAGTACGACCCCCAGAAGCAGCATGCTCCTGCCCAAG ggagagagaaatacccagctgcagcaggcacatCTGGCCGCATGGACCTGTTTGATGACCCGTCTTACGTCAACGTGCAGAACATGGACAAGACTCGCCAGGcttcagctgccagcagcccagccacagccaaCGGCAACACACAGAGGGACCTTTTTGACATGA AGCCCTTTGAGGATGCCCTGCGTGTGCCCCCATCTGTGCCTGTGGGGCTGCCCCCCGCCCAGGTGGTGGCCtccatggaggagcagctgagacGGGAGCCCTGGTACCACGGCAAAATGAGCCGCAAGGAGGCTGAGAAGCTGCTGAAGGTGAACGGAGACTTCCTGGTGCGGGAGAGCACCACTACCCCGGGCCAGTACGTGCTGACTGGCttgcagggtgggcagcccaAGCATTTGCTGCTTGTCGATCCCTGA
- the SHC1 gene encoding SHC-transforming protein 1 isoform X2, translating to MDLLQKSKYSHLRNESVSSPEEAVARVPPSPVESLASMRSLPGSLSSSSLSHSAPLGELSPELEESPTTLCSFFPKMANLKLSNPANLLSLRGSSASSSPGEAAPLGMPALVPGGAASPGSVRPVTVCSQDMNKLSCGKKTRVEGGQLGGDEWTRHGSFVNKPTRGWLHPDDKVMGSGVSYHVRYMGCVEVLQSMRALDFNTRTQVTREAIGLVCEAVPGAKGAVRRRKPCSRSLNSILGKSNLKFAGMPITLTISTSSLNLMASDCKQIIANHHMQSISFASGGDPDTAEYVAYVAKDPVNQRACHILECPEGLAQDVISTIGQAFELRFKQYLKNPPKLVTPHDRMAGFDGSAWDEEEEEPAPDHQYYNDFPGKEPPIGGVVDMRLQDGTAQTPNHLGATLPVGQSSSGEYDPQKQHAPAQGREKYPAAAGTSGRMDLFDDPSYVNVQNMDKTRQASAASSPATANGNTQRDLFDMKPFEDALRVPPSVPVGLPPAQVVASMEEQLRREPWYHGKMSRKEAEKLLKVNGDFLVRESTTTPGQYVLTGLQGGQPKHLLLVDP from the exons ATGGATCTCCTGCAAAAGAGCAAATACAGCCACCTGCGGAACGAGTCTGTCTCCTCTCCGGAGGAGGCCGTGGCGAGAGTCCCGCCCTCTCCGGTGGAGTCCCTTGCAAGCATGCGGTCTCTGCCTGGTTCCCTGTCCTCCTCCTCGCTCAGCCACTCTGCGCCTCTCGGGGAGCTCTCacctgagctggaggagagcCCTACCACCCTCTGCTCCTTCTTCCCCAAAATGGCCAACCTGAAGCTCTCCAATCCTGCCAACTTGCTCAGCTTGCGGGGCtcttcagccagcagcagcccggGGGAAGCTGCTCCCCTTGGGATGCCAGCACTGGTGCCAGggggtgctgccagccccggcTCAGTGAGACCTGTCACTGTCTGTTCCCAGGATATGAACAAGCTGAGCTGTGGGAAGAAGACGCGGGTGGAAGGTGGCCAGCTGGGGGGTGATGAGTGGACCCGCCACGGCAGCTTTGTCAATAAGCCCACGCGCGGCTGGCTGCATCCCGATGACAAGGTCATGGGCTCCGGGGTCTCCTACCACGTCCGG TACATGGGCTGTGTGGAGGTGCTCCAGTCCATGAGGGCTCTGGATTTCAACACCAGGACACAGGTGACCAG GGAGGCCATTGGGCTGGTATGtgaggctgtgcctggtgcCAAGGGAGCTGTGAGGAGACGGAAG CCCTGCAGCCGCTCCCTGAACTCCATCCTGGGCAAGAGCAACCTGAAGTTTGCAGGCATGCCCATCACCCTGACCATCTCCACCAGCAGCCTCAACCTCATGGCCTCAGACTGCAAGCAG ATCATTGCCAACCACCACATGCAGTCTATATCCTTCGCATCAGGGGGAGACCCG GACACAGCCGAATATGTTGCCTATGTTGCCAAAGATCCCGTCAATCAGAGAG CCTGCCATATCCTGGAGTGTCCTGAAGGCTTGGCACAGGATGTGATCAGCACCATTGGTCAGGCCTTCGAGCTGCGCTTCAAGCAGTACCTGAAGAACCCTCCCAAGCTGGTGACCCCGCACGACAG AATGGCAGGGTTTGATGGCTCTGCCtgggatgaggaagaggaggaacCAGCCCCAGATCACCAGTACTACAACGACTTCCCTGGCAAGGAACCTCCCATTGGGGGGGTCGTGGACATGCGGCTGCAGGATGGGACTGCTCAGACCCCAAATCACTTGGGTGCCACACTG cctgtcGGCCAGTCATCCAGTGGGGAGTACGACCCCCAGAAGCAGCATGCTCCTGCCCAAG ggagagagaaatacccagctgcagcaggcacatCTGGCCGCATGGACCTGTTTGATGACCCGTCTTACGTCAACGTGCAGAACATGGACAAGACTCGCCAGGcttcagctgccagcagcccagccacagccaaCGGCAACACACAGAGGGACCTTTTTGACATGA AGCCCTTTGAGGATGCCCTGCGTGTGCCCCCATCTGTGCCTGTGGGGCTGCCCCCCGCCCAGGTGGTGGCCtccatggaggagcagctgagacGGGAGCCCTGGTACCACGGCAAAATGAGCCGCAAGGAGGCTGAGAAGCTGCTGAAGGTGAACGGAGACTTCCTGGTGCGGGAGAGCACCACTACCCCGGGCCAGTACGTGCTGACTGGCttgcagggtgggcagcccaAGCATTTGCTGCTTGTCGATCCCTGA
- the PYGO2 gene encoding LOW QUALITY PROTEIN: pygopus homolog 2 (The sequence of the model RefSeq protein was modified relative to this genomic sequence to represent the inferred CDS: deleted 1 base in 1 codon), producing the protein MAAPHAEKLEGAVPAPPPPPGPPHPAGSAAAGGPGRKQGKAGLQMKSPEKKRRKSNTQGPAYSHLSEFAPPPTPMVDHLVASNPFEDDFGAPKVGAAPAPFLGSPVPFGGFRVQGGMSPQVPPGYGGGPQPLRRQAPPFAPGQMGPAFSMPPQNPNYVQPGGLTFAGQPFSQPLGQNFSPPMGQLMQGPVAGFGPMMSPTMGQPPRGDMGPGPALNPPGGPAVAQRFSQPSNLFGQSPMQRPGQNMPPLPPTASPFAGADPSFPASSEEGGKNPPPSTFAQEQHSGSPATVNGAQPAFAPNSAGRSASTPETNSLPLPPPGKATSTSGHQPPPGLVYPCGACRNEVNDDQDAILCEASCQKWFHRECTGMTENAYGLLTTEASAVWACDFCLKTKEIQSVYIREGMGQLVTAN; encoded by the exons ATGGCGGCCCCGCACGCAGAGAAGCTGGAGGGAGcggtcccggccccgccgcccccgccgggGCCCCCGCACcccgcgggcagcgctgccgccgGCGGGCCCGGCCGGAAGCAGGGGAAGGCAG GGCTGCAGATGAAGAGCCCCGAAAAGAAGCGGCGCAAGTCCAACACGCAG GGCCCGGCCTATTCGCACCTCTCGGAGTTCGCCCCGCCGCCCACTCCCATGGTGGACCACCTGGTTGCCTCCAATCCCTTCGAGGATGACTTCGGGGCCCCCAAGGTGGGGGCGGCCCCCGCCCCCTTCCTGGGCAGCCCCGTCCCCTTCGGCGGTTTCCGCGTGCAAGGGGGGATGTCGCCTCAGGTGCCCCCTGGTTACGGCGGGGGTCCGCAGCCCCTGCGGAGGCAGGCCCCCCCTTTCGCCCCCGGGCAGATGGGCCCGGCCTTTAGCATGCCCCCTCAGAATCCAAACTACGTGCAGCCGGGGGGCTTGACCTTCGCCGGGCAGCCCTTCAGCCAGCCCCTTGGACAGAACTTCAGCCCCCCGATGGGGCAGCTCATGCAGGGGCCTGTTGCGGGCTTCGGGCCCATGATGTCCCCCACTATGGGGCAGCCCCCGCGGGGGGACATGGGCCCCGGGCCAGCCCTCAACCCCCCCGGGGGACCGGCAGTGGCTCAGCGCTTCAGCCAACCCAGCAACCTCTTTGGACAATCGCCCATGCAGCGCCCCGGGCAGAACATGCCACCCCTGCCTCCCACAGCCAGTCCCTTCGCTGGGGCGGATCCCAGCTTCCCTGCTAGCAGCGAGGAGGGGGGCAAGAACCCTCCCCCCAGCACCTttgcccaggagcagcactcGGGCTCCCCCGCCACCGTCAAcggggcacagcct gctttcGCCCCCAACAGTGCTGGCCGCAGTGCCAGCACTCCTGAGACCAACAGCCTCCCACTGCCACCCCCCGGCAAGGCCACCAGCACCTCCGGGCACCAGCCACCACCAGGGCTCGTGTACCCCTGCGGGGCCTGTCGCAACGAGGTGAACGACGACCAGGACGCCATCCTGTGCGAGGCCTCCTGCCAGAAGTGGTTCCACCGAGAGTGCACGGGGATGACCGAGAATGCCTACGGGCTGCTCACCACTGAGGCCTCTGCTGTCTGGGCCTGCGACTTCTGCCTCAAGACCAAGGAGATCCAGTCGGTCTACATCCGGGAGGGCATGGGACAGCTGGTGACCGCCAACTGA
- the SHC1 gene encoding SHC-transforming protein 1 isoform X6, which produces MEYVDMNKLSCGKKTRVEGGQLGGDEWTRHGSFVNKPTRGWLHPDDKVMGSGVSYHVRYMGCVEVLQSMRALDFNTRTQVTREAIGLVCEAVPGAKGAVRRRKPCSRSLNSILGKSNLKFAGMPITLTISTSSLNLMASDCKQIIANHHMQSISFASGGDPDTAEYVAYVAKDPVNQRACHILECPEGLAQDVISTIGQAFELRFKQYLKNPPKLVTPHDRMAGFDGSAWDEEEEEPAPDHQYYNDFPGKEPPIGGVVDMRLQDGTAQTPNHLGATLPVGQSSSGEYDPQKQHAPAQAGREKYPAAAGTSGRMDLFDDPSYVNVQNMDKTRQASAASSPATANGNTQRDLFDMKPFEDALRVPPSVPVGLPPAQVVASMEEQLRREPWYHGKMSRKEAEKLLKVNGDFLVRESTTTPGQYVLTGLQGGQPKHLLLVDP; this is translated from the exons ATGGAGTATGTG GATATGAACAAGCTGAGCTGTGGGAAGAAGACGCGGGTGGAAGGTGGCCAGCTGGGGGGTGATGAGTGGACCCGCCACGGCAGCTTTGTCAATAAGCCCACGCGCGGCTGGCTGCATCCCGATGACAAGGTCATGGGCTCCGGGGTCTCCTACCACGTCCGG TACATGGGCTGTGTGGAGGTGCTCCAGTCCATGAGGGCTCTGGATTTCAACACCAGGACACAGGTGACCAG GGAGGCCATTGGGCTGGTATGtgaggctgtgcctggtgcCAAGGGAGCTGTGAGGAGACGGAAG CCCTGCAGCCGCTCCCTGAACTCCATCCTGGGCAAGAGCAACCTGAAGTTTGCAGGCATGCCCATCACCCTGACCATCTCCACCAGCAGCCTCAACCTCATGGCCTCAGACTGCAAGCAG ATCATTGCCAACCACCACATGCAGTCTATATCCTTCGCATCAGGGGGAGACCCG GACACAGCCGAATATGTTGCCTATGTTGCCAAAGATCCCGTCAATCAGAGAG CCTGCCATATCCTGGAGTGTCCTGAAGGCTTGGCACAGGATGTGATCAGCACCATTGGTCAGGCCTTCGAGCTGCGCTTCAAGCAGTACCTGAAGAACCCTCCCAAGCTGGTGACCCCGCACGACAG AATGGCAGGGTTTGATGGCTCTGCCtgggatgaggaagaggaggaacCAGCCCCAGATCACCAGTACTACAACGACTTCCCTGGCAAGGAACCTCCCATTGGGGGGGTCGTGGACATGCGGCTGCAGGATGGGACTGCTCAGACCCCAAATCACTTGGGTGCCACACTG cctgtcGGCCAGTCATCCAGTGGGGAGTACGACCCCCAGAAGCAGCATGCTCCTGCCCAAG cagggagagagaaatacccagctgcagcaggcacatCTGGCCGCATGGACCTGTTTGATGACCCGTCTTACGTCAACGTGCAGAACATGGACAAGACTCGCCAGGcttcagctgccagcagcccagccacagccaaCGGCAACACACAGAGGGACCTTTTTGACATGA AGCCCTTTGAGGATGCCCTGCGTGTGCCCCCATCTGTGCCTGTGGGGCTGCCCCCCGCCCAGGTGGTGGCCtccatggaggagcagctgagacGGGAGCCCTGGTACCACGGCAAAATGAGCCGCAAGGAGGCTGAGAAGCTGCTGAAGGTGAACGGAGACTTCCTGGTGCGGGAGAGCACCACTACCCCGGGCCAGTACGTGCTGACTGGCttgcagggtgggcagcccaAGCATTTGCTGCTTGTCGATCCCTGA
- the SHC1 gene encoding SHC-transforming protein 1 isoform X7 encodes MEYVDMNKLSCGKKTRVEGGQLGGDEWTRHGSFVNKPTRGWLHPDDKVMGSGVSYHVRYMGCVEVLQSMRALDFNTRTQVTREAIGLVCEAVPGAKGAVRRRKPCSRSLNSILGKSNLKFAGMPITLTISTSSLNLMASDCKQIIANHHMQSISFASGGDPDTAEYVAYVAKDPVNQRACHILECPEGLAQDVISTIGQAFELRFKQYLKNPPKLVTPHDRMAGFDGSAWDEEEEEPAPDHQYYNDFPGKEPPIGGVVDMRLQDGTAQTPNHLGATLPVGQSSSGEYDPQKQHAPAQGREKYPAAAGTSGRMDLFDDPSYVNVQNMDKTRQASAASSPATANGNTQRDLFDMKPFEDALRVPPSVPVGLPPAQVVASMEEQLRREPWYHGKMSRKEAEKLLKVNGDFLVRESTTTPGQYVLTGLQGGQPKHLLLVDP; translated from the exons ATGGAGTATGTG GATATGAACAAGCTGAGCTGTGGGAAGAAGACGCGGGTGGAAGGTGGCCAGCTGGGGGGTGATGAGTGGACCCGCCACGGCAGCTTTGTCAATAAGCCCACGCGCGGCTGGCTGCATCCCGATGACAAGGTCATGGGCTCCGGGGTCTCCTACCACGTCCGG TACATGGGCTGTGTGGAGGTGCTCCAGTCCATGAGGGCTCTGGATTTCAACACCAGGACACAGGTGACCAG GGAGGCCATTGGGCTGGTATGtgaggctgtgcctggtgcCAAGGGAGCTGTGAGGAGACGGAAG CCCTGCAGCCGCTCCCTGAACTCCATCCTGGGCAAGAGCAACCTGAAGTTTGCAGGCATGCCCATCACCCTGACCATCTCCACCAGCAGCCTCAACCTCATGGCCTCAGACTGCAAGCAG ATCATTGCCAACCACCACATGCAGTCTATATCCTTCGCATCAGGGGGAGACCCG GACACAGCCGAATATGTTGCCTATGTTGCCAAAGATCCCGTCAATCAGAGAG CCTGCCATATCCTGGAGTGTCCTGAAGGCTTGGCACAGGATGTGATCAGCACCATTGGTCAGGCCTTCGAGCTGCGCTTCAAGCAGTACCTGAAGAACCCTCCCAAGCTGGTGACCCCGCACGACAG AATGGCAGGGTTTGATGGCTCTGCCtgggatgaggaagaggaggaacCAGCCCCAGATCACCAGTACTACAACGACTTCCCTGGCAAGGAACCTCCCATTGGGGGGGTCGTGGACATGCGGCTGCAGGATGGGACTGCTCAGACCCCAAATCACTTGGGTGCCACACTG cctgtcGGCCAGTCATCCAGTGGGGAGTACGACCCCCAGAAGCAGCATGCTCCTGCCCAAG ggagagagaaatacccagctgcagcaggcacatCTGGCCGCATGGACCTGTTTGATGACCCGTCTTACGTCAACGTGCAGAACATGGACAAGACTCGCCAGGcttcagctgccagcagcccagccacagccaaCGGCAACACACAGAGGGACCTTTTTGACATGA AGCCCTTTGAGGATGCCCTGCGTGTGCCCCCATCTGTGCCTGTGGGGCTGCCCCCCGCCCAGGTGGTGGCCtccatggaggagcagctgagacGGGAGCCCTGGTACCACGGCAAAATGAGCCGCAAGGAGGCTGAGAAGCTGCTGAAGGTGAACGGAGACTTCCTGGTGCGGGAGAGCACCACTACCCCGGGCCAGTACGTGCTGACTGGCttgcagggtgggcagcccaAGCATTTGCTGCTTGTCGATCCCTGA
- the SHC1 gene encoding SHC-transforming protein 1 isoform X5 codes for MNKLSCGKKTRVEGGQLGGDEWTRHGSFVNKPTRGWLHPDDKVMGSGVSYHVRYMGCVEVLQSMRALDFNTRTQVTREAIGLVCEAVPGAKGAVRRRKPCSRSLNSILGKSNLKFAGMPITLTISTSSLNLMASDCKQIIANHHMQSISFASGGDPDTAEYVAYVAKDPVNQRACHILECPEGLAQDVISTIGQAFELRFKQYLKNPPKLVTPHDRMAGFDGSAWDEEEEEPAPDHQYYNDFPGKEPPIGGVVDMRLQDGTAQTPNHLGATLPVGQSSSGEYDPQKQHAPAQAGREKYPAAAGTSGRMDLFDDPSYVNVQNMDKTRQASAASSPATANGNTQRDLFDMKPFEDALRVPPSVPVGLPPAQVVASMEEQLRREPWYHGKMSRKEAEKLLKVNGDFLVRESTTTPGQYVLTGLQGGQPKHLLLVDP; via the exons ATGAACAAGCTGAGCTGTGGGAAGAAGACGCGGGTGGAAGGTGGCCAGCTGGGGGGTGATGAGTGGACCCGCCACGGCAGCTTTGTCAATAAGCCCACGCGCGGCTGGCTGCATCCCGATGACAAGGTCATGGGCTCCGGGGTCTCCTACCACGTCCGG TACATGGGCTGTGTGGAGGTGCTCCAGTCCATGAGGGCTCTGGATTTCAACACCAGGACACAGGTGACCAG GGAGGCCATTGGGCTGGTATGtgaggctgtgcctggtgcCAAGGGAGCTGTGAGGAGACGGAAG CCCTGCAGCCGCTCCCTGAACTCCATCCTGGGCAAGAGCAACCTGAAGTTTGCAGGCATGCCCATCACCCTGACCATCTCCACCAGCAGCCTCAACCTCATGGCCTCAGACTGCAAGCAG ATCATTGCCAACCACCACATGCAGTCTATATCCTTCGCATCAGGGGGAGACCCG GACACAGCCGAATATGTTGCCTATGTTGCCAAAGATCCCGTCAATCAGAGAG CCTGCCATATCCTGGAGTGTCCTGAAGGCTTGGCACAGGATGTGATCAGCACCATTGGTCAGGCCTTCGAGCTGCGCTTCAAGCAGTACCTGAAGAACCCTCCCAAGCTGGTGACCCCGCACGACAG AATGGCAGGGTTTGATGGCTCTGCCtgggatgaggaagaggaggaacCAGCCCCAGATCACCAGTACTACAACGACTTCCCTGGCAAGGAACCTCCCATTGGGGGGGTCGTGGACATGCGGCTGCAGGATGGGACTGCTCAGACCCCAAATCACTTGGGTGCCACACTG cctgtcGGCCAGTCATCCAGTGGGGAGTACGACCCCCAGAAGCAGCATGCTCCTGCCCAAG cagggagagagaaatacccagctgcagcaggcacatCTGGCCGCATGGACCTGTTTGATGACCCGTCTTACGTCAACGTGCAGAACATGGACAAGACTCGCCAGGcttcagctgccagcagcccagccacagccaaCGGCAACACACAGAGGGACCTTTTTGACATGA AGCCCTTTGAGGATGCCCTGCGTGTGCCCCCATCTGTGCCTGTGGGGCTGCCCCCCGCCCAGGTGGTGGCCtccatggaggagcagctgagacGGGAGCCCTGGTACCACGGCAAAATGAGCCGCAAGGAGGCTGAGAAGCTGCTGAAGGTGAACGGAGACTTCCTGGTGCGGGAGAGCACCACTACCCCGGGCCAGTACGTGCTGACTGGCttgcagggtgggcagcccaAGCATTTGCTGCTTGTCGATCCCTGA
- the SHC1 gene encoding SHC-transforming protein 1 isoform X1, which yields MDLLQKSKYSHLRNESVSSPEEAVARVPPSPVESLASMRSLPGSLSSSSLSHSAPLGELSPELEESPTTLCSFFPKMANLKLSNPANLLSLRGSSASSSPGEAAPLGMPALVPGGAASPGSVRPVTVCSQDMNKLSCGKKTRVEGGQLGGDEWTRHGSFVNKPTRGWLHPDDKVMGSGVSYHVRYMGCVEVLQSMRALDFNTRTQVTREAIGLVCEAVPGAKGAVRRRKPCSRSLNSILGKSNLKFAGMPITLTISTSSLNLMASDCKQIIANHHMQSISFASGGDPDTAEYVAYVAKDPVNQRACHILECPEGLAQDVISTIGQAFELRFKQYLKNPPKLVTPHDRMAGFDGSAWDEEEEEPAPDHQYYNDFPGKEPPIGGVVDMRLQDGTAQTPNHLGATLPVGQSSSGEYDPQKQHAPAQAGREKYPAAAGTSGRMDLFDDPSYVNVQNMDKTRQASAASSPATANGNTQRDLFDMKPFEDALRVPPSVPVGLPPAQVVASMEEQLRREPWYHGKMSRKEAEKLLKVNGDFLVRESTTTPGQYVLTGLQGGQPKHLLLVDP from the exons ATGGATCTCCTGCAAAAGAGCAAATACAGCCACCTGCGGAACGAGTCTGTCTCCTCTCCGGAGGAGGCCGTGGCGAGAGTCCCGCCCTCTCCGGTGGAGTCCCTTGCAAGCATGCGGTCTCTGCCTGGTTCCCTGTCCTCCTCCTCGCTCAGCCACTCTGCGCCTCTCGGGGAGCTCTCacctgagctggaggagagcCCTACCACCCTCTGCTCCTTCTTCCCCAAAATGGCCAACCTGAAGCTCTCCAATCCTGCCAACTTGCTCAGCTTGCGGGGCtcttcagccagcagcagcccggGGGAAGCTGCTCCCCTTGGGATGCCAGCACTGGTGCCAGggggtgctgccagccccggcTCAGTGAGACCTGTCACTGTCTGTTCCCAGGATATGAACAAGCTGAGCTGTGGGAAGAAGACGCGGGTGGAAGGTGGCCAGCTGGGGGGTGATGAGTGGACCCGCCACGGCAGCTTTGTCAATAAGCCCACGCGCGGCTGGCTGCATCCCGATGACAAGGTCATGGGCTCCGGGGTCTCCTACCACGTCCGG TACATGGGCTGTGTGGAGGTGCTCCAGTCCATGAGGGCTCTGGATTTCAACACCAGGACACAGGTGACCAG GGAGGCCATTGGGCTGGTATGtgaggctgtgcctggtgcCAAGGGAGCTGTGAGGAGACGGAAG CCCTGCAGCCGCTCCCTGAACTCCATCCTGGGCAAGAGCAACCTGAAGTTTGCAGGCATGCCCATCACCCTGACCATCTCCACCAGCAGCCTCAACCTCATGGCCTCAGACTGCAAGCAG ATCATTGCCAACCACCACATGCAGTCTATATCCTTCGCATCAGGGGGAGACCCG GACACAGCCGAATATGTTGCCTATGTTGCCAAAGATCCCGTCAATCAGAGAG CCTGCCATATCCTGGAGTGTCCTGAAGGCTTGGCACAGGATGTGATCAGCACCATTGGTCAGGCCTTCGAGCTGCGCTTCAAGCAGTACCTGAAGAACCCTCCCAAGCTGGTGACCCCGCACGACAG AATGGCAGGGTTTGATGGCTCTGCCtgggatgaggaagaggaggaacCAGCCCCAGATCACCAGTACTACAACGACTTCCCTGGCAAGGAACCTCCCATTGGGGGGGTCGTGGACATGCGGCTGCAGGATGGGACTGCTCAGACCCCAAATCACTTGGGTGCCACACTG cctgtcGGCCAGTCATCCAGTGGGGAGTACGACCCCCAGAAGCAGCATGCTCCTGCCCAAG cagggagagagaaatacccagctgcagcaggcacatCTGGCCGCATGGACCTGTTTGATGACCCGTCTTACGTCAACGTGCAGAACATGGACAAGACTCGCCAGGcttcagctgccagcagcccagccacagccaaCGGCAACACACAGAGGGACCTTTTTGACATGA AGCCCTTTGAGGATGCCCTGCGTGTGCCCCCATCTGTGCCTGTGGGGCTGCCCCCCGCCCAGGTGGTGGCCtccatggaggagcagctgagacGGGAGCCCTGGTACCACGGCAAAATGAGCCGCAAGGAGGCTGAGAAGCTGCTGAAGGTGAACGGAGACTTCCTGGTGCGGGAGAGCACCACTACCCCGGGCCAGTACGTGCTGACTGGCttgcagggtgggcagcccaAGCATTTGCTGCTTGTCGATCCCTGA